Proteins co-encoded in one Campylobacter concisus genomic window:
- a CDS encoding glycoprotease, giving the protein MVGVYKDGVKFDEITTDEYVSEALIKILENLSSKFNITKIIYANTPGSFMGLKVAYVILKTFSLAKGCEFYAVSGFSLNGSQAIRANKNLSFILKDGKISLKKVEPVGFRLPLNLDELKLNSDTLPDYIIQAV; this is encoded by the coding sequence TTGGTTGGAGTTTATAAAGACGGCGTAAAATTTGATGAAATTACGACTGATGAATATGTCAGTGAAGCTTTGATAAAGATCTTAGAAAATTTATCCTCTAAATTTAATATCACAAAAATTATCTATGCAAATACGCCTGGAAGCTTTATGGGGTTAAAGGTGGCCTATGTTATTTTAAAGACTTTCTCTTTGGCAAAGGGTTGCGAATTTTATGCGGTTAGTGGCTTTAGCTTAAATGGCAGCCAAGCGATCAGAGCAAATAAAAATTTAAGCTTCATTTTAAAAGATGGCAAAATTTCACTTAAAAAAGTAGAGCCAGTAGGATTTAGGTTGCCTTTAAATTTAGATGAATTAAAACTAAATTCAGATACACTTCCAGATTATATCATCCAAGCAGTTTAG
- the lpxC gene encoding UDP-3-O-acyl-N-acetylglucosamine deacetylase, producing the protein MKQTTIARRVETVGIGLHKGEPIRLILEPLDANSGIILHREDLGISFKAEPKNVINTQMATVVGNEKGFISTIEHLMSAINGYGIDNIRISVDANEIPVMDGSAISFCMLLDEAGIKYLDAGKKVILVRREVEVVEGSKFVRTSPSRSPKFDYTIKFDHPVIGEQRYVFDFSKSSFIKNIARARTFGFLKDLQRLQAQNLALGASLDNAVAIDDTHILNPEGLRFENEFVRHKILDAIGDLSLLGAPLLGDYTAFAGSHDLNHKLTLALMSDEKNYEIATLNGELLKEYQKVFA; encoded by the coding sequence TTGAAACAAACTACTATCGCAAGACGCGTTGAGACCGTTGGTATAGGGCTTCATAAAGGTGAGCCGATAAGACTTATACTAGAACCTCTTGATGCAAATTCTGGTATTATTTTGCACCGCGAAGATCTTGGTATTAGTTTTAAAGCTGAACCTAAAAATGTTATAAATACGCAGATGGCAACCGTTGTTGGCAACGAAAAGGGCTTTATTAGTACGATCGAACACCTGATGTCAGCCATAAATGGTTATGGTATTGATAATATTAGAATTTCTGTTGATGCAAATGAAATTCCAGTCATGGATGGTAGTGCAATAAGCTTTTGCATGCTACTTGATGAAGCTGGCATAAAATATCTTGATGCTGGCAAAAAAGTGATTCTTGTCCGCCGTGAAGTTGAAGTCGTTGAGGGTTCTAAATTTGTACGAACTTCACCTTCAAGAAGTCCAAAATTTGACTATACGATAAAGTTTGATCATCCAGTTATTGGTGAACAAAGATATGTTTTTGATTTTAGTAAAAGCTCGTTTATAAAAAATATAGCTCGTGCTAGAACTTTTGGGTTTTTGAAAGATTTACAACGTTTGCAAGCTCAAAATTTAGCCCTTGGTGCATCACTTGATAATGCCGTGGCAATCGATGATACACATATCCTAAATCCAGAGGGTTTGAGATTTGAAAATGAGTTTGTAAGGCACAAAATTTTAGATGCGATTGGTGATTTGAGCTTGCTTGGAGCACCTTTGTTGGGCGATTATACAGCATTTGCTGGAAGTCACGATCTAAATCACAAATTAACTCTTGCTTTGATGTCCGATGAGAAAAACTACGAGATCGCAACTCTAAATGGTGAACTTCTAAAAGAGTATCAAAAGGTATTTGCATAG